Below is a genomic region from Caulobacter rhizosphaerae.
TCGCCATGCAGGCGGCGGGCGTCGAGCCGGACATCGTCACCCTGTCCAAGGCCCTGACCGGCGGGACCCTGCCGCTGTCGGTCGCCGTGGCCTCGAGCCGGGTGTTCGAGGCCTTCTGGTCGGACGACGCGGGGGCGGCCCTGATGCATGGCCCGACCTATATGGGCAACGCCCTGGCCTGCGCCGCGGCCAACGCTTCGCTGGACCTGTTCGAGGCCGGCGCCTGGCGGGCCGACGTGGCGCGGGTCTCGGCGGCGTTGGCCGCAGGGTTGGAGCCGGTCCGGACCGCGCCGGGCGTGGTCGACGTCCGGGTGCTGGGCGCGATCGGGGTGGTGGAGTTCGACGCGCCGGTGGCCGTCGGCGCCCTGTGCGACGCCTTCGCGGCCGAGGGGGCGTGGATCAGGCCGATGGGCCGGACGGTCTACCTGACCCCCGCCTTCACGACCCCGGACGCCGACTTGGCGATCCTGACGGCCGCGATCCGCGAGGTCGTGAGCGCCGGCGGGGTTGAAGGAAACGGCGGGGTCTGATCCAAGCGAGGCTATGTCCTCCAGCACGCCCCTCACGGCGATCGAGCGCCTGGCCATCGCGGCCATCATCCTGACCTGGGGCCTGAACAACGCCGCGGCCAAGGTGGCGACCGCCGAGCTGCCGCCGATGATGGTCGGCGCCCTGCGTTTCGCCCTGGCCCTGGCCTTCCTGGCGCCATTCCTGAAGCCGCCGTTCCCGTGGTCCAGGCGACTGGCCGCCATCTGCCTGTTGTCGGGACCGATCCACTTCGGGATCATCTACATCGCCTTCGGCTTGGCCAAGTCGCTGAGCCCGCTGGTGGTGGCCACCCAGCTGTGGATCCCGTTCACCGCCCTGTTCGCCTGGAAGATGCTGGGCGAGACCATGAAGCCGCTGGCCGTGGCCGGCCTGGTCGTGGCCTTCGTCGGCGTGGCGTGGATGAGCCTGGACCCGCACGGGGCGGCCGACCTGCCGGCCATCGCGCTGGGCGTGGTGGCCAGCGCCTGCTGGGCCGTGGCCACCGTGCTCGTCCGCCAGACGCCGGGCGCCAAGCCGCTGCAGGTCCAGGCCCTGACCGCCGTCGTCGCCGCGCCGGTGCTGCTGGCCATGTCGTTCGGCTTCGAGGACAACGTCGTCGAGCGGGTCAGGACGGCCGCGCCGATCGCCTGGGCCTGCGTGGCCTTCGCCGGCGTGGTCTCGACCATCGGGGCCAGCGCGTTGCTGTTCTGGCTGGTCCAGCGGCGCGAGGCGGGGCGGGTGACGCCCTATTTCCTGCTGACGCCCCTGGTGTCGTGCACGATCGGCGTGCTGTTCATGGGCGACGCCCTGTCGCCGCAGCTGGTGATCGGCGCGGCCGCAACCATGGGCGGCGTCGCCCTGGTGGCCCTGACGGCCAAGAAGGTCGTGCCGGCCGAGGGCGAGGCGACGTAGGCGTGGTGCGTCCTTCGAGGCTCGGCTACGCCTCGCACCTCAGGATGAGGAAATCAGCACAAAGCTCCTCATCCTGAGGCGCCCGCACAGCGGGCCTCGAAGGACGCAAGGCCGCTACTTCACCACCCCGCACGCCACGCGCGCCCCGGCCCCGCCGATCGGCTGGGTCTTGTAGTCGTCGGGGCTGGCGTGGACGACGATGGACGAGCCGTCGGCGTCGAGCAGGGCGGGGCGGCCGCCCGCGCCGTTCAGCGACACCAGGGGCGAGAACAGCTCGACGGTCGCCGAGCCGTCGGCCGTCGCGAACAGGTTGGGCAGGTCGCCGTTGTCGTTGCCGTCCGGGTTCAGCAGGCCGTGGACCACGGCGGTGGTGGTGTGGACGTGGGCGCCGGCCGACTTGAAGTCGGGCGTCCCGCAGTCGCCCTTCTCGTGGAAGTGCAGGCCGTGCCAGCCCGGCGTCAGGCCCTTGGCCTCGATGCGCAGCAGCACGCCGTGCGGCGCGTCGGTCAGGGTCGCGGTCCCCAGGGCCTTGCCGTCGGCGCCTTTCAGCTCGGCGGTGGCGGCGTGGGCGATCGAGACGGGGGCGGCGATCAGGCCAAAGGACAGGGCGAGGGCGGTCAAACGCATCTGAAACTCCCGGAAAACCAAGGGCTGGGGCCGCGAAGGTGGCGTCTTGGCGAGGGGAATGCTAACTGTTTTTGACGGTTCCGTGTTCGATTCTGACGGCGAAAAATTCCCTTGAGCGACGATCAAAACACCATCCCCGGGTCCCCGGCCTCGCCGGGCGCCCGCGGGGACGTCACCCCCATCAATATCGAGGACGAGCTGCGCCGCTCGTATCTCGACTATGCGATGAGCGTGATCGTCAGCCGCGCGCTGCCGGACGCCCGCGACGGTCTCAAGCCGGTGCACCGGCGGGTGCTGTTCTCGATGCACGAGCAGGGCCAGACGCCCGAGCGGCCCTACGTCAAGTCGGCCCGCGTGGTCGGCGACGTGATGGGTAAGTACCACCCGCACGGCGACGCCTCGATCTACTTCACCCTGGTGCGGATGACCCAGTCGTTCTCGATGGGGCTGGTGCTGATCGACGGCCAGGGCAACTTCGGCTCGGTCGACGGCGACATGCCCGCGGCCATGCGCTACACCGAGTGCCGCATGGCCCCGCCGGCCATGTCGCTGCTGGCCGACCTGGACAAGGACACGGTCGACTTCCAGGACAATTACGACGGCAAGGAGCAGGAACCCGTCGTCCTGCCGTCGCGGATTCCCAACCTGCTGGTCAACGGCGCCGGCGGCATCGCCGTCGGCATGGCCACCAACATCCCGCCGCACAATCTGGGCGAGGTGATCGACGCCTGCCTGCTGGTGATCGACCAGCCCGACGTCACCACCGACCAGCTGCTGGACCTGGTGCCGGGGCCGGACTTCCCGACCGGCGGCGAGATCATCGGCCGGGCCGGTCCGCGCCAGGCGCTGCTGACCGGGCGCGGCTCGGTGGTCATGCGCGGCCTGGCCACGGTGGAAGAGATCCGCACCGGCCGCGAGGCCATCGTCATCACGGCCATCCCCTATCAGGTGAACAAGGCCAACCTGGTCGAGTACATCGCCGAAATGGTCCGCGACAAGCGGATCGAGGGCATCTCCGACATCCGCGACGAGTCCAACCGCGACGGCATGCGCATCGTGGTCGAACTGAAGCGCGACGCCTCGGGCGAGGTGATCCTCAACCAGCTCTACCGCTTCACGGCGCTGCAAAGCTCGTTCGGCGTCAACATGCTGGCCCTGAACCGCGGCCGCCCCGAGCAGATGGGCCTGCGCCAGCTGATCGAGCTGTTCGTCGCCTTCCGCGAGGAAGTGGTGGTGCGGCGGACCAAGTTCGAGCTGGGCAAGGCGCGCGACCGCGGCCACGTCCTGGTCGGCCTGACCATCGCCGTGGCCAATATCGACGAGTTCATCCATATCATCCGCTCGTCCAAGGACCCGACCGAGGCCCGCGAGCGGCTGGTGGCCAAGTCGTGGCCGGCCGGCGACATGCTGCCGCTGGTCGAGCTGATCGCCGACCCGCGCACCGTGCAGGAAGAGGGCGGGCTGATCCGCCTGACCGACGAGCAGGCCCGCGCCATCCTGGCCCTGACCCTGTCGCGCCTGACCGGCCTGGGCCGCGACGAGATCGGCAACGAGGCCGCCACCCTGGCCGAGGCCATCAAGAGCTATCTCGACCTGCTGTCGGACCGCGCCAACATCATGGCCGTGGTCCGCGAGGAACTGGTCGAGGTGCGCGACAAGTTCGCCATTCCCCGCCGCTGCCAGATCGTCGACGGCGACGCCGACATGGAAGACGAAGACCTGATCGTCCGCGAGGAGATGGTCATCACCGTCACCCTGGGCGGCTACGTCAAGCGCACGCCGCTGGCCGCCTATCGCACCCAGCACCGGGGCGGCAAGGGCAAGGCCGGCATGGCCACCAAGAACGAGGACGCCGTCACCCGCGTGTTCTCGGCCTCGACCCACGCCCCGTTGCTGTTCTTCACCTCGGGCGGCAAGGTCTACAAGATGAAGGTCTGGCGCCTGCCGCTGGGCGTCGCCAACAGCCGCGGCAAGGCGTTCGTCAACCTGCTGCCGATCGAGCCGGGCGAGACCATCACCTCGATCCTGGCCCTGCCGGAGGACGAGGCCACCTGGAACAGCCTGGACGTGATGTTCGCCACCCGCTCGGGCAGCGTGCGCCGCAACAAGCTGTCGGACTTCGTGGACGTGCGCCGCAACGGCAAGATCGCCATGAAGCTTGACGAAGGCGACGGCATCGTCGGCGTCGCCGTCTGCGACAGCAGCAAGGACATCCTGCTCAACACCGCCTCGGGCCGCTGCATCCGCTTCTCGGCCGACGAGGTGCGGGTGTTCGCCAGCCGCGACTCCACCGGCGTGCGCGGCGTGCGCCTGGCGGAAGGCGACAGCGTCATCTCGATGAGCGTGCTGCGCAATGTCGACGCCACCCCGGCCGAGCGCGCGGCCTACCTCAAGCACCAGCGGGCCCTGGCCCGGGCCCTGGGCGAGGAAGGCGACGAGGCTCCGGCCGCGCCGGAAGAGGGCGAGGAAGAGGGCGGCGAGGCCAGCTTGACGCCCGAGCGCATCGCCGAGCTGGGCGCGGCCGAAGAGATCCTGCTGACCGTGTCGTCGGAAGGCTTCGGCAAGCGCACCAGCGCCTATGACTACCGCCGGACCGGCCGTGGCGGCCAGGGCCTGACCGCCCAGGACCTCAGCAAGCGTGGCGGCAAGCTGGTGGGCTCGTTCCCGATCGAGGAGGGCGACCAGATCCTGCTGGTCACCGACGCCGGCCAGATGATCCGGGTGCCGGTCTCGCAAATTCGTGTTGCGGCGCGGAATACTCAAGGCGTAACCATCTTCCGCACCGCCGCCGACGAACATGTCGTCAGCGTCGAGCGCCTCGCCGAAACCGGCGGGGACGACACTTCGAGCGACGACACCACGGGCGACGAAAACGGGGCGGACGAGACCTCGTAAGCGTTCCCGTCAAGGGGCCAGCGGGCTCAGGCCGGGTGAGGGAAAAGCATGCGGATCGGTCTCTACCCGGGCACCTTCGACCCGGTCACCAACGGCCACCTCGACATCATCGGCCGGGCTGTCAAGCTGGTCGACAAGCTGGTGATCGGGGTGGCGGTGAACATCGGCAAGGGGCCGCTGTTCTCGCTGGACGAACGGGTCGAGATCGTGCGCCGCGAGACGGCCCACCTGACCCAGATCGCTGAGATCGAGGTTCGGCCGTTCGACAGCCTGCTGATGCATTTCGCTCGCGAGGTCGGCGCCCAGATGATCGTACGCGGCCTGCGGGCCGTGGCCGACTTCGAATACGAATTCCAGATGACGGCCATGAACCAGCAGCTCGACCGCGAGATCGAGACCGTGTTCCTGATGGCCGACCCGCGCCACCAGGCCATCGCCTCGCGCCTGGTCAAGGAGATCGCGGCCCTAGGCGGCGACGTCCACAAGTTCGTGCCGCCGGGCGTGGCCGAGCAGTTGCTGGGCAAGCTGGCGAAGTAGGGACCCAACGCCCCGAGGCCAGCCTCACCGGCGACCGGCGGAGCCCGGCCGCCGCGCGTGTCAAACAGCAGTGCAGTGAACCCGAACGACCAGAGTGGGTTCCAGGCCGAGGCGCGCGTCGCGCCGCGGGTGCGATGCATGGGCGAACCGATCCGGGAACCGTTGGAGGCCAGGGAGCGTCACGCGAGCTCCAAGCCGCCCACGAGTCTTTTCCGGATGGTCGGTTCGGGCGTGATCACCGGCGCGGCGGACGACGACCCGTCCGCGATCGGCACCTATGCCAGCGCCGGCGCCAAGTACGGGCTGGCGTTCCTGTGGGTCGCGCCCGTCCTGCTGCCGATGATGTACGCGGTCGTGTACCTGTCGTCCAAGCTGGGGCAGGTCTACGGCAAAGGCCTTTTCGACGCGATCCGCGACAGGTTCCCGCGTTGGGTGCTCTATCCGATGCTGGTGGGCGGCGTGGTCGGCAACGTCATCGAGGCGGCCGCTGACCTGGGCGGCGTGGCGGCGGCGCTGAACCTCCACGTTCCGCTGCCCATCCCGGTGATCGTCGCCCTGGCGGCGATGGTGGTGTTCGCGTTCCAGTGGTTCGGCTCCTACGCCCTGTTGCGCAAGGTCTTCCGTTGGCTGGCCCTGGCGCTGTTGGCCTACGTGATCGCCGCCGTCATGACCAAGCCCGACCTGCGGGAGGTGCTGCGCGCCACGCTCACGCCCAGGATCCAGTTGGACGCCCAGTTCCTGTCGCTGGTCGTCGCCTGCATCGGCACCTCGCTGTCGGCCTACATCTACACTTGGCAGTCCAACCAGGAGGTCGAGGAGGAGATCGCCGTCGGGCGCCGCCATTGGTGGCAGCGCCGCGGGGCCAGTCGCACCGAACTTCGCCGCACGCGGCGCGACGTGCTGATCGGGATGCTGTTCTCCAATCTGATCCTCTACTTCGTCATCCTGTCGACCGGCGCGACGCTGCACGCGGCGGGAAGGACCGAGATCGAGAGCGCCGCCCACGCCGCGGAGGCGCTTCGGCCGCTGGCGGGCGACCTGGCCGGCCTGCTGTTCATCGCCGGGGTGGTCGGGGTCGGCTTCCTGGCCGTACCGATCATGACCACCGGCGCGGCCTACGACCTCGTGCAGAGCTTCGGTCGGCAGGGGAGCCTGCACGACAAGCCCAGGGACGCCGGGCTGTTCTACGGGACCATCGCGGGCGTGACCGTCGTGGCCGTCGGCCTGAACACCTTGGGCTTCAATCCCATGAAGATGCTGGTCTGGTCGGGGATCGTGCAGGGATTTTCCGTGCCGCCCCTGCTGGTCCTCATGCTGATCATGACCAATGATCGCCGCATGATGGGCGACAAGGTCAATGGACCGGGCACGAACCTTCTGGCCGGCGGCACGGCGATCGTCACCTTCGCCGCGACCTTGTTCCTGGTGGGGACCTGGGTGCTGTAGCGCGGTCGGAGATTCCGGGGTGGGTCCGGGATCAGCGACCCCAAACTCGCCGGAATCTTCGGCTGTAACGCGCGGCCACTTGTCGTCCGCGCGGCGGCGTTCTACGCCGTCGGGTCAGTTCTATCGGGGATCTCCATGAAGCTTGCGTCCATCGCCGCCGTCCTGGCGCTTACCGCGGCCTCGGCCGCCAGCGCCCAGCAGGCCTCCGACTGGCGGACGCCCGACCCCGAGAACATCCTGGTGGTGGACACCAACAAGGGCCGGATCATCGTGGAGCTGTCGCCCGAGACGGCGCCGAACCACGTGGCGCGGGTGCGCGACCTGGCCAAGGCCCACTTCTATGACGGCCTGACCTTTTTCCGGGTGATCGACAGCTTCATGGCCCAGACCGGCGACCCCAAGAACGACGGCACCGGCGGCTCCGACCAGCCCAATCTGGCGGCCGAGTTCCTGTTCCGTCGCGGCCCCGGCTATGTCCCAGCGGGCAAGGCCGGAACGGTCGAGATGGGCTTCGTCGGCTCCCTGCCGGTCTACAGCCAGAACAGCGCCCTGGCGGCCATGACCGCCGACGGCAAGGTGGCCGCCTGGGGCGCCTTCTGTCCCGGCGTGCTGGGCATGGCCCGGGCCGGCGACCCCGACAGCGCCAACAGCCAGTTCTTCTTCATGCGCCAGCACTATGCGTCGCTGGAAAAGACCTACACCCCGTTCGGCCGCGCCCTGACCGGCATCGAGGCCATCCGCGCGATCAAGACCGGCGAACCCGTCCCCGACCCGCAGGACAAGATGCTGACCGTCCGCGTGCTGTCCGACATGCCCGCCGCCCAGCGCCCGTCCATCCAGGTGATGGACACCCGTTCGGCGGCCTTCGCGGCGCTGGTCGCCAAGAAGCGGGCCGAGATGGGCGGGGCGTTCGGGCCGTGCGACGTCGACGTGCCGGTGAAGGTGAAGTGATGATCCGCCCGTCGGTCGCCGCGGTCGCCGTTCTCTCGAGCCTCGTCGCGGTGGGCGCCACCCAGGCCGCGCCGAAGATCGCGCCGCCCAAGGCCGCCGACTGGCGGACGCCGGCGGCGCAGGACGTGGTGGTGATCGACACCAACAAGGGCCGGGTGATCCTGGAGCTGATCCCCGAGGTCGCCCCCGGCCACGTGGCGCGTTTCCAGGAGCTGACCCGCGAAGGGGTCTATGACGGCCGCACCTTCTTCCGGGTGATCGACCGCTT
It encodes:
- a CDS encoding DMT family transporter produces the protein MSSSTPLTAIERLAIAAIILTWGLNNAAAKVATAELPPMMVGALRFALALAFLAPFLKPPFPWSRRLAAICLLSGPIHFGIIYIAFGLAKSLSPLVVATQLWIPFTALFAWKMLGETMKPLAVAGLVVAFVGVAWMSLDPHGAADLPAIALGVVASACWAVATVLVRQTPGAKPLQVQALTAVVAAPVLLAMSFGFEDNVVERVRTAAPIAWACVAFAGVVSTIGASALLFWLVQRREAGRVTPYFLLTPLVSCTIGVLFMGDALSPQLVIGAAATMGGVALVALTAKKVVPAEGEAT
- the sodC gene encoding superoxide dismutase[Cu-Zn], which produces MRLTALALSFGLIAAPVSIAHAATAELKGADGKALGTATLTDAPHGVLLRIEAKGLTPGWHGLHFHEKGDCGTPDFKSAGAHVHTTTAVVHGLLNPDGNDNGDLPNLFATADGSATVELFSPLVSLNGAGGRPALLDADGSSIVVHASPDDYKTQPIGGAGARVACGVVK
- the gyrA gene encoding DNA gyrase subunit A, with product MSDDQNTIPGSPASPGARGDVTPINIEDELRRSYLDYAMSVIVSRALPDARDGLKPVHRRVLFSMHEQGQTPERPYVKSARVVGDVMGKYHPHGDASIYFTLVRMTQSFSMGLVLIDGQGNFGSVDGDMPAAMRYTECRMAPPAMSLLADLDKDTVDFQDNYDGKEQEPVVLPSRIPNLLVNGAGGIAVGMATNIPPHNLGEVIDACLLVIDQPDVTTDQLLDLVPGPDFPTGGEIIGRAGPRQALLTGRGSVVMRGLATVEEIRTGREAIVITAIPYQVNKANLVEYIAEMVRDKRIEGISDIRDESNRDGMRIVVELKRDASGEVILNQLYRFTALQSSFGVNMLALNRGRPEQMGLRQLIELFVAFREEVVVRRTKFELGKARDRGHVLVGLTIAVANIDEFIHIIRSSKDPTEARERLVAKSWPAGDMLPLVELIADPRTVQEEGGLIRLTDEQARAILALTLSRLTGLGRDEIGNEAATLAEAIKSYLDLLSDRANIMAVVREELVEVRDKFAIPRRCQIVDGDADMEDEDLIVREEMVITVTLGGYVKRTPLAAYRTQHRGGKGKAGMATKNEDAVTRVFSASTHAPLLFFTSGGKVYKMKVWRLPLGVANSRGKAFVNLLPIEPGETITSILALPEDEATWNSLDVMFATRSGSVRRNKLSDFVDVRRNGKIAMKLDEGDGIVGVAVCDSSKDILLNTASGRCIRFSADEVRVFASRDSTGVRGVRLAEGDSVISMSVLRNVDATPAERAAYLKHQRALARALGEEGDEAPAAPEEGEEEGGEASLTPERIAELGAAEEILLTVSSEGFGKRTSAYDYRRTGRGGQGLTAQDLSKRGGKLVGSFPIEEGDQILLVTDAGQMIRVPVSQIRVAARNTQGVTIFRTAADEHVVSVERLAETGGDDTSSDDTTGDENGADETS
- the coaD gene encoding pantetheine-phosphate adenylyltransferase — protein: MRIGLYPGTFDPVTNGHLDIIGRAVKLVDKLVIGVAVNIGKGPLFSLDERVEIVRRETAHLTQIAEIEVRPFDSLLMHFAREVGAQMIVRGLRAVADFEYEFQMTAMNQQLDREIETVFLMADPRHQAIASRLVKEIAALGGDVHKFVPPGVAEQLLGKLAK
- a CDS encoding Nramp family divalent metal transporter, yielding MVGSGVITGAADDDPSAIGTYASAGAKYGLAFLWVAPVLLPMMYAVVYLSSKLGQVYGKGLFDAIRDRFPRWVLYPMLVGGVVGNVIEAAADLGGVAAALNLHVPLPIPVIVALAAMVVFAFQWFGSYALLRKVFRWLALALLAYVIAAVMTKPDLREVLRATLTPRIQLDAQFLSLVVACIGTSLSAYIYTWQSNQEVEEEIAVGRRHWWQRRGASRTELRRTRRDVLIGMLFSNLILYFVILSTGATLHAAGRTEIESAAHAAEALRPLAGDLAGLLFIAGVVGVGFLAVPIMTTGAAYDLVQSFGRQGSLHDKPRDAGLFYGTIAGVTVVAVGLNTLGFNPMKMLVWSGIVQGFSVPPLLVLMLIMTNDRRMMGDKVNGPGTNLLAGGTAIVTFAATLFLVGTWVL
- a CDS encoding peptidylprolyl isomerase; the protein is MKLASIAAVLALTAASAASAQQASDWRTPDPENILVVDTNKGRIIVELSPETAPNHVARVRDLAKAHFYDGLTFFRVIDSFMAQTGDPKNDGTGGSDQPNLAAEFLFRRGPGYVPAGKAGTVEMGFVGSLPVYSQNSALAAMTADGKVAAWGAFCPGVLGMARAGDPDSANSQFFFMRQHYASLEKTYTPFGRALTGIEAIRAIKTGEPVPDPQDKMLTVRVLSDMPAAQRPSIQVMDTRSAAFAALVAKKRAEMGGAFGPCDVDVPVKVK